The genomic DNA TAGAAAAGTAGCTTATTTAACATTTGATGATGGTCCTGGAAAATACACAGCTGAGCTTTTAGATATGTTAAAGAAAGAAAATGCAAAAGCAACATTCTTCCTTATTGGTTCAAATGTAAAAGCTTTCCCTGACCTTGTAAAACGCGAAGATGCTGAAGGCCACTACGTTGGGATGCACAGTATGACTCATAACTACAAGAAACTTTACACAGAAGGTCATTATGTAGATGAGATGAAGGAAGACCAAGGCTTAATCGCTGGCGTTCTAGGTAAATCGCCAGTATTAACTCGTCCATCTTACGGCTCAATGCCAGGATTAAACGAAGCTCTTCGTAACAAAGTTGTTGAGAATGGGCTAAAAGTTTGGGATTGGACAATTGATTCATTAGACTGGAGATATAACACAATGCCTGTTGACGCTGCATCAGCTAAAATTGTACAAAACGTTATTAATGGTGCAAACAAGCCAACAGAAGTTATCCTTATGCACGACATTCATCCACAATCCGTAAAAGCAGTACCTGGTATTATTAAAGGGCTGAAAGAAAAAGGATATGAATTAGAAGCCTATAATGAGAATGAACACTTCCCATTAAACTTCTGGCATGATAATCGTATGTAATGAAAAAGACTTGATTTCCTCTAGTAGGTTATTGAGTCTTTTTTTATCGTTTTGGAAATTCTCTCATATAGAAAACCGGATCAAAAAGATGAATAGAAAATTAAGAAAAAGAAACGAAAAGCAAAAAAGATTGCACAAGCGACTTATACGAAATTAAAACATATATATCTAAATACAGTAAGAAATTAGGGATTGAATATACAAATTCAATCCTATTTTTATATTATCAACACTTTAGCACATATTACTCTTAAGGGGTGATTATATATGGATTTTCTTTCAGCTGAATATTTGTCAGCCTTGCTTGCCATTATTGTAATTGATTTAGTATTAGCTGGTGATAATGCCATTGTAATTGGATTAGCAGCAAGGCGATTACCGAAAGATCAACAAAAGAAAGTTATTATATGGGGCACTATCGGGGCAATTGCCATTAGAGCCCTCGCTACCTTAGTTGTCGTTTGGTTGTTAAAAATACCAGGGTTACTTCTAATTGGTGGTGTACTCCTTATATGGATTGCTTACAAATTAATTGCTGAAGGCAAAGATCATGATATTAAGGCAGAAGAAGGATTTTGGTCTGCTATTAAAACTATTATTATTGCTGATGCATTAATGGGTATAGACAATGTTCTTGCTGTTGCAGGAGCTGCGCATGGCAATTTCTCTTTAGTAATCATCGGGTTATTAGTTTCTATTCCTGTAGTAGTATGGGGCAGTACATTAATTTTAAAATGGGTAGATCGTTTTCCTGTCATCATTACTATTGGAGCAGCAGTTTTAGCTTATACCGCTGCGAAAATGATTGTAGACGAGAAATGGTTTGCTGCATTTTTTGAAAGTAACCCTTTAATGAAATGGGTATTCATCATTCTTATCATTGTCGGTGTAGTGTTCTTTGGAAAGAGGAAGCAAAAAACTAAAGATGATTCTATATAATGCCGATATAATTTTAGTTACAAACAAAAACGCTACTCATATGAGTAGCGCTTTTTAATATTTATTTAGCTTCCCCTTCCGGAGCCGTTTTTACCTTCGTTTTGTTTTTATCACGATTGTTATAGTTATACTTCGAACGATCTACTGGAGTAAAACCTTCTGGTGTGTAGAATCGTAATAAGTCACCATTTACGACTTGGTCAGAGTATTTTAACGAGTTTTGAACCATTTGTTCATTTTGTTTTATTTCATCTGTAAATTCTACTGGATTTCCAGTCGTTGTATCGTAGTATTTGCCGTTTAATGCAGTAACAGTTGGACTTACGAAGTTGCCGTTACGGAACGCAACAACTTGTTTATGATCTGGTGATAATAAATCTGAACCAAATTGAACATAATTTTTTGTATCTGTTCCTAGTAAGTGTAAAAGAGTTGGAAGGACATCAATTTCACCACCGTATTGATGTTGTACGCCACCTTTCACACCTGGTACACGAACGATTAAAGGTACACGCTGTAACTGTGCATTTTCAAACGAGTTAATTTCTTTACCCATTACTTTTGACATTGCTGCGTTATGATTATCTGAAATACCGTAATGGTCTCCGTACATAACGATAATAGAATTATCGTATAAACCAGATTGTTTTAAGTAATCGATGAAACCTTTTACAGATTCGTCTAAATAACGTGCTGTTTGGAAATACGTATCTACAGATGAGTCACCTGTGTTCGCTGGTTCAATTGTCGCTTCCTCTTTATCAATTGGATACGGGAAGTGATTCGATAACGTAATAAACTTCGTATAGAACGGTTGTTTCAATGTTTCTAATAACGGAATGGATTCATTAAAGAATGGTTTATCTTTTAATCCATAGTTTACTACATCTTTTTCATTCATATCATAGTATGAAGCATCAAAGAATTTATTAAAACCAAATGATTTATAAACATCGTCACGGTTCCAGAATGTTTTATAGTTACCGTGGAATACTGCTGATGTGTATCCTTGTTGTCCTAAAATTGCTGGTGCTGATTGATACGTATTATGAGATTTCGTTGTAAAGACAGATCCTTGTGGTAAACCAAACATTGAATTCTCTAACATAAACTCCGCATCAGATGTTTTTCCTTGTCCTGTTTGATGGAAGAAGTTATCAAAGTAAAGCGTATTCGCATCTTTTGTGAATGAGTTTAAGAATGGCGTAACTTCTTGACCATTTAATTTATAATCGATTAAGAAGTTTTGGAATGACTCTAAATGAATATAAATTACGTTCATTCCCTTTCCTTTACCGAAATACTCAGGATTTGGACTTGCGTAAGTTGATGTTAAATAATTTCTTACTTCTGTCATATTATCTCCATCAGCTAACGCTCGTTCTGTTGATGCTTTCGCACTTTGAATACCATCATAAATTGTATAGTTATATGCCCCTAAATATTTCACAATATAATTACGGTCAAATGTTCTTGTTAATAATTCAGGACGGTCAGATTCTGCAAGTCCTAAGTTAACACTGAATAATAAAATACCTGCTACAAATACTAGAGATACTTTATGTTTCGCAACACGAATTGGTTTTGGATTTGCAAATTTCGTTGCTACTAATACAATTAAAATAATTGTATCTAAGAAATATAGCGGATCATAAAGATGTAGCAACGCAATAATACTACCACCTAAATCTCCAAAGTTATTCGTTTGTGTTAATGTTGGGAACGTAATAAAATCGCTGAAAAAACGATAATATACTACGTTTGCGTATAAAAGAATCGACAATAACAAATTAATGATAATTAACCAAATATAAGATCGTTTCCCTTTTGCAAATAATGCAAGTCCTAAAAATAGAACTGCTGAACTAAGCGGATTGAAAAACAGCAAGAATTTTTGGATTGTGTTTGAAATTCCTAAATTAAATTCCGTTACATAAGCTGCATATGTTTTGAGCCAAAATAAAATAACGGCAAACAGAAAGAATCCAAAATGATTGCTTAGCACACTTTTGCTTTTTAATAAGAATTGTTTCATTTCTCCACCTCTTTTGATCATCCAAGGCTTATTTTTTTATAAGTCTGTCTCTCTATTCAATTTTTTATCTTCAAATAGATTTTATCTATTTAACTATATGAAGAATACTAGTAATTATAATTTGAAGCTAGTATTTATTCAACTATTTCTTTCCAGACATTTTGACCTTGGTTTCTATTTAACAAAATAAATTTGTAACATTCCCTGTTTTCTCCCAAGATTCATCCACTAATTATGACATCACATACTATATACCTTTATTCACTGCTTCGCAAATAAATATGTCTCCAGTTCTGGAACATTAATGTAATATAATTAAATTCATATTTGAAAGCATGTGTTTTTTTCTATGTATATTAAATCTCTTCACGTATTTCAAGTATATTCATACCTTAGCCATTCCTCTATATGCAATATCAAAATCTCTCCCCCCTTCACTAAAGCTATTGTTGAATAATTATTCATAATCCATAAAAATAATGATTATAAAAAACCCTCGCTCTCATAACGAGAGCGAGGGTTTTTTATATTTATTATTGACCTTTGTACATTGCATCTACTTGTTTTTGAAGTTCTTCATTTTCTAAGAACTCATCGTAAGTAGCCTCTTTATCGATTACACCGTTTGGCGTTACTTCGATAATGCGGTTTGCAATTGTTTGTACGAACTGATGGTCATGAGATGTGAATAACATTGTACCTTTGAATGCGATTAAGCCGTTGTTTAATGCAGTGATAGACTCAAGGTCTAAGTGGTTCGTTGGATCGTCAAGAGTGATTACGTTTGCACCACTTAACATCATTTTAGATAGCATACAACGAACTTTTTCTCCTCCAGATAGTACAGAAACGTTCTTCTTAACTTCTTCACCTGAGAATAACATACGGCCTAAGAAACCACGTAAGAAGCTTTCTGACTCATCTTGTGGAGAGAATTGGCGTAACCAATCAACTAAGTTGGAGTCACTGTTCTCAAAGTATTTAGAGTTATCTCTTGGGAAGTAAGATTGAGATGTTGTAACGCCCCATTTGAATGAACCACTATCTGGCTCCATCTCACCCATAAGGATTTTAAATAATGTTGTCATCGCAATATCGTTACGACCGATAAATGCAACTTTATCACCTTTATTTAAAGTGAAGTACACATTATCTAACACTTTTTCGCCATCAATTGTTTTAGAAAGACCTTCAACTGTTAATAAGTCATTTCCTACTTCACGTTCTGGTGTGAAGCCAACGAATGGGTAACGACGTGATGATGGTCTAATATCATCTAATGTAATTTTATCTAAAAGTTTTTTACGAGAAGTTGCTTGTTTCGCTTTAGATGCGTTTGAGCTAAAGCGTGCAATGAAGTTTTGTAACTCTTTTACTTTCTCTTCTTTTTTCTTATTAGCATCTTGTGTTAATTTTAAAGCTAATTGGCTTGACTCATACCAGAAGTCATAGTTACCAACATAAAGTTGAATTTTACCGAAATCAAGATCAGCCATGTGCGTACAAACTTTATTTAAGAAGTGACGGTCATGGGATACAACGATTACTGTATTTTCAAAGTTCATTAAGAAGTTTTCTAACCATTGAATTGCTTTTAAGTCCAAGTGGTTGGTAGGCTCATCTAGTAATAGAATGTCCGGTTTACCGAATAATGCTTGAGCAAGTAATACTTTTACTTTCTCTGACCCAGTTAATTCTGACAATTTCTTATCATGAAGATCTTCACCAATACCAAGTCCTTTTAGTAAGATTGCAGCTTCTGACTCAGCTTCCCAACCGTTAAGCTCAGCGAACTCACCTTCAAGTTCAGCAGCACGCATACCATCTTCATCACTAAAGTCTTCTTTCATGTAAATGGCATTTTTCTCTTGCATTACTTTGTAAAGTTGCGTGTGACCCATAATTACTGTTTCTAATACTGGGAACTCTTCATATTCGAAGTGGTTCTGTTTTAATACTGCTAGACGCTCACCCGGCGTAATATGTATATCACCTGTTGATGGTTCAATTTCTCCAGATAAAATCTTTAGAAATGTCGATTTACCAGCACCGTTCGCTCCGATTAAACCGTAGCAGTTACCTGGCGTGAATTTTATGTTAACATCTTCAAATAATTTGCGATCCGCGAAACGCAAACTAACGTTACTTACTGTAATCATTTGTGTCCTCCTACTAATACCGCTTATTTCAGCGTTTTCTCACCGATTGTCTTAAAAATCGCATATAACGACTCAATTATTGTAGACTATAGCTATTATATAGTAGAAGCTGGATGAATAGCAACGGTTGATTGCTATTCCTTTGTTTTCAAACCTGAATAAAACCTTTATTTTTAATTATATTAAAGTTACATACACACTTTAAGGTGGTTTTATTTTGAAGTAAATATTTATAATTGGAGCATTATGTTTATCAATTGCTTCCTTAACTGCATGTAGTAGTAACAATACAAAAACATCCACTGAATCAAAACAAGAGAAAAAGAAACAAAAGTAACTGTCGATTCGATTATCACTGAGTTTAAAAATGCTGGTCTCCAAGTAGAAAATCCAACTGATCTTCCGCAAAAAGAATTTGGTAACCTTCAAAAAGAAGGAAAACGTATTGTCGTACCAGCTCTTGGTGAAGATAAAGGCGGTCGATTATTCGAAATTACAAAGAAAGAAGACCTAGAAAAAGTTAAGAAATATTACGATGAATTAGGAAACTCTGCTCCTATGTTATTCTCTCATACACACGGAAAAGGCAATTTTCTTTTACAAATGAATGGCGATATGAAAGATGAAGAGTTTGCAAAATATAAAGACGTGATGGACAAATTTATTAAATAAAAGAATCCCCTTTTAAAAGGGAATTCTTTTATTTTCTTTTGCTTAATTTCTTTGTATAATTTTTCATTTTACTCGTTAGCCCTATTAAAGCAGGTAACAATATTGGCATAACAATGATAGCTAATAGTAACAACGCAACGCCAACTACGGATGCTACTTGTATAAGCGTCAATACACCTGAAGGGATTAATGCAGCAAATGTACCACCTAAAATAAGTGCCGCTGATAATACGACTCCCCCTATGTGACGAGATGCATTTACAATTTTCGTCGCTGGGTCCCCTTCTAACTCATTGTATCTCATCATTACAAAAATACTATAATCCACTCCTAAAGCGACAATCATTATGAAACTAAAGAATGGAACATTCCAGCTTAATGAATCTACATTTAAAATATGCGTACTAATTTGTTCACTTATACCTAGCGATGCAAAGTACGCTAATATTAGCGAACCAATAATAAAGATTGTGTTTAATAATGAACGTGTAATCACGATTAATACGATCGCAATTCCGATTAAC from Bacillus basilensis includes the following:
- a CDS encoding peptidoglycan-N-acetylglucosamine deacetylase, whose product is MHNGIRMTTLVKRAMLICAGVLFTYEAALGSTHTALASTEDDAKSVQLVSEIQSSLAPKEAPKQYNGQVRKVAYLTFDDGPGKYTAELLDMLKKENAKATFFLIGSNVKAFPDLVKREDAEGHYVGMHSMTHNYKKLYTEGHYVDEMKEDQGLIAGVLGKSPVLTRPSYGSMPGLNEALRNKVVENGLKVWDWTIDSLDWRYNTMPVDAASAKIVQNVINGANKPTEVILMHDIHPQSVKAVPGIIKGLKEKGYELEAYNENEHFPLNFWHDNRM
- a CDS encoding TerC family protein, translating into MDFLSAEYLSALLAIIVIDLVLAGDNAIVIGLAARRLPKDQQKKVIIWGTIGAIAIRALATLVVVWLLKIPGLLLIGGVLLIWIAYKLIAEGKDHDIKAEEGFWSAIKTIIIADALMGIDNVLAVAGAAHGNFSLVIIGLLVSIPVVVWGSTLILKWVDRFPVIITIGAAVLAYTAAKMIVDEKWFAAFFESNPLMKWVFIILIIVGVVFFGKRKQKTKDDSI
- a CDS encoding LTA synthase family protein yields the protein MKQFLLKSKSVLSNHFGFFLFAVILFWLKTYAAYVTEFNLGISNTIQKFLLFFNPLSSAVLFLGLALFAKGKRSYIWLIIINLLLSILLYANVVYYRFFSDFITFPTLTQTNNFGDLGGSIIALLHLYDPLYFLDTIILIVLVATKFANPKPIRVAKHKVSLVFVAGILLFSVNLGLAESDRPELLTRTFDRNYIVKYLGAYNYTIYDGIQSAKASTERALADGDNMTEVRNYLTSTYASPNPEYFGKGKGMNVIYIHLESFQNFLIDYKLNGQEVTPFLNSFTKDANTLYFDNFFHQTGQGKTSDAEFMLENSMFGLPQGSVFTTKSHNTYQSAPAILGQQGYTSAVFHGNYKTFWNRDDVYKSFGFNKFFDASYYDMNEKDVVNYGLKDKPFFNESIPLLETLKQPFYTKFITLSNHFPYPIDKEEATIEPANTGDSSVDTYFQTARYLDESVKGFIDYLKQSGLYDNSIIVMYGDHYGISDNHNAAMSKVMGKEINSFENAQLQRVPLIVRVPGVKGGVQHQYGGEIDVLPTLLHLLGTDTKNYVQFGSDLLSPDHKQVVAFRNGNFVSPTVTALNGKYYDTTTGNPVEFTDEIKQNEQMVQNSLKYSDQVVNGDLLRFYTPEGFTPVDRSKYNYNNRDKNKTKVKTAPEGEAK
- a CDS encoding ABC-F family ATP-binding cassette domain-containing protein, encoding MITVSNVSLRFADRKLFEDVNIKFTPGNCYGLIGANGAGKSTFLKILSGEIEPSTGDIHITPGERLAVLKQNHFEYEEFPVLETVIMGHTQLYKVMQEKNAIYMKEDFSDEDGMRAAELEGEFAELNGWEAESEAAILLKGLGIGEDLHDKKLSELTGSEKVKVLLAQALFGKPDILLLDEPTNHLDLKAIQWLENFLMNFENTVIVVSHDRHFLNKVCTHMADLDFGKIQLYVGNYDFWYESSQLALKLTQDANKKKEEKVKELQNFIARFSSNASKAKQATSRKKLLDKITLDDIRPSSRRYPFVGFTPEREVGNDLLTVEGLSKTIDGEKVLDNVYFTLNKGDKVAFIGRNDIAMTTLFKILMGEMEPDSGSFKWGVTTSQSYFPRDNSKYFENSDSNLVDWLRQFSPQDESESFLRGFLGRMLFSGEEVKKNVSVLSGGEKVRCMLSKMMLSGANVITLDDPTNHLDLESITALNNGLIAFKGTMLFTSHDHQFVQTIANRIIEVTPNGVIDKEATYDEFLENEELQKQVDAMYKGQ